The DNA segment catctttttttttaatgttgaggACGGCAGCTCATTGATTATGGATCATTTTTATCATGTTGTCATCACATGCAAATAATGCAGCGATGATATTTTACATGATTTACAGCATTACATCCTGTGCTTGCAAATTAAATCTTGTGAAGCGTTTTTCACAAACGCTTCACAagattttaatataacgggtcagttgctgtcttttctatgtttctacctctctatctctgtttttttttgtttgttgtttttttttggtgatttgtatattctgagacctggcaggtaacacctgtctgtctgcacactgattgccttggcaacgggcagttgaaaaaactgtctgtaatcaccaagcattgttctgtgaattataaatgcgacttcatttcgaggatttcatttccacatcgttcacctgaggaaggaggtagcctccgaaagcttgtgaatttaaaataaaattgctggactataacttggtgttgtaaaattgtttacagtttttcACAAAGGCAGCATTCATTTAGAATGAAAAATCTGTCAGCATTTCGGAGGGACATTGGACTTCTCTTTGTTCATCGCAACTTAATTATATTCTGACAGTAAGGGTCCGTCCAGAATTTCTACCTTTTTTTCCCTGAAGAGTAGAAAGAGTTTTCATTCAACTCTGCACTCCCCCTCTCAAAAATATACAGACAAAAATAAAGAATGAAAATTGATCATTTGTATATACAAAAATTACCTGAAGCATTCCCCCAATTATCAAGTTTCTTACACTCTTGTGAAAATAAAGAATGGCCCCAAGCCACCTCCTCAATACAGCGGACCCTAAAAACATTTTGTATTTTGCTGCGTTGTGACACTTGGGAGGTATACTACATCAACTTAAAGCGACCCTATCCCACAAGTGCTAAATAAAGCAGGTTAATTACcgtcaccaaatgggaattttctttccatttatttaCTTAAACGTTCTCTTAAAGCTGGAACATGGATTCAAGATAAACCCTTACGTGATAATAGGAAACAGAAGGCACTTAGGAAACTGAGCAACACACTTAAAACTGACAGGTGGAATTTTCCATACAGCTTAGGGTTGCCCCAAAGTTTAATAAGATCTTGTAAAGAAGGACTTCAATTAAACTGAGTCTTTCACCAGCCAATCCAACTTAAACGGGTTAataattgcatttaaaaaaagcatGATTCACTACTGGAAGAAATTAAATGTTATGGAGAGTTGCCACATGAAAACCAGAAATTTCTCCACAGTACAATAAATCATTAATCGCCCTGTGTCACTTATAGGTGGCTTACATTGCTTTGCTTCCTGATCATATATGTGGTAACGGAAAGGAAACAGATTAGAAATATAGATAAGTTATATTTGgtgggtttttttaaaattcattcttgggatgtgagcttTGCTAGcaggtccagcatttattgcccattcctagttgcccttgagaaggtggtggtgggccgtcttcttgaaccgctgcagtccagtggtgttagggaaggagttccaggagtttgacccaacgacgatgaaggggataatctccgaaagcttgtgattttaaaataaatttgttggactataagctggtgttgtaagattccttacatttgtccaccccagtccatcaccggcatctccacatcatttctccgAATGAGTcttctttgcttttgtttttttctctttgtgGAGTTTTATTCCATCTCTTTCCTTTGCCCTTCTTCCTCGTTCAACCAACTGCCAGACGTTACCAGCACTGAGACTGAGTGTtgatctctctcctttttctctccagCAAGGGAATGGTATTTGAAGAGAGGCAGTCTCAGCAGGCATAGTGTAGGACTCTATTAAAACTCTAGGTCCTCTAGTGTCAACAGAGATGGGAATGCAATGGGTCGTAAATCGAGCGGTTTTTGCTGCCTCGCCCCCTTCTGCAATTGTGCTGCGCTTAATTTTCCAGCCAACCTTTTGGGCTGACGTAGAGTGTTGCGACACAAATTGTACAAGAGTTTacttttaagaaagaacttgcatttatatagtgcctttcacgtcctcaggacatcccaaagtgcttcacagctaatgaattacttttgaagtgtagtcactgctgtaatataggcaaaggaggcagccaatttgtgcacagcaagatcccacaaacagcaatgagataagtgaccatttttttaaattatgttggttgagagataaatgttggtcaggacacagggagaactccctgctcttctttgaatagtgcaatggggtATTTTATGTCCACTAGAGAGGGCAGACacaaccttggtttaacatctcaatcaAAACACTACACCTGGGACAGAGCAATGCTCCCTCAGTAGCGAATCATAATCCTAAAtgttaatgggtggaaaatcttGAGGGCACATGTGGAGTTCTCCATATGGATTCCAATTACATGGAGCCCTGTGCTCATTGGACAATCTTGTCTTAAAGTTTAAACCTGCACCACTTCAAGTTAGCTAAACAGTTTGGCAGACCCCAAGTATAAACTTTAAGCCTTTAATCTTAAAGGTAAATTTAGCACTGTTGGGTGGTCGAGGTGCACTAAAAGGGAGCATGGGCTGGGGATCAGGATGCAGCATTCTAGCATTAGATCTTCATCCTACACTCTCTCGGAGTGGGCCGGAATACAGGGAGCATGGGATCACTGAACTTACCCTTTATGGAATCGCTAAACAGTTATCAATGGATAAACTGGTTAGATATCGATTGGTTTCTCccccgaccagacggttgatgccatttggcagaacgtctcgtcgccggagctgaccaacaggcaccaggatgtagcctggatggtggtgagcaaggccctcccagtgcggtccttccaacacacacgGAACCTCAGctccaccgcgagctgcccttgaagctgtggtggggaggagacagtcttccatctcctgatgggctgccccttcgcgcagagggtgtggagagagatgcgttggtatctgtcccggttcatcccaaacagttcagttacacaggacgctgtgctctacggactgttcccctGAACGcacacctgcggctggaagatcatcaactcagtgaaggaggccctttggtccacccgaaacatgctagtcttccagctgaaggagctgcccaccaccgagtgttgccgactggcacactccaaggtccaggactacgtgctgcgggacacactgatgcgaggtgcgacctacgcaaagactgtatggggaaaggccacccaccccaccttgtattgtacaccatgagtcataagaaatactgtgtttgaattatAATAATGAGGTCGCTTTGTGTTCGACCTGTGGTGTTCTTGGTTTGAAATGTAcaggtttggaattgtgatattttctttgaactgTGTGTACCTTTAAATTCTGTGAAATTAAgtgtattttgaaatttaaaaaaaggttagATATCGATTTAATTCGATACCTGTTGTGATGGTTTGGTCTCCGACCCACGCGGGGAGCGCGACCTCGTATAAAACACAGCCAGCAACACCTAAAAGGGTTCGTTTTGAAACAAGATTTTTGTTTAACACTGTGACATGAACGAGTGGGTTAATCCAGTGCAACCCGGAATAAAAGGGGACCCTAATGTTATTGCACAGGATAATTAAAACGTTGTCGAATGTGTTGTCTTTGGGAGAACCTCGAATGGTCCACAGTGCTAGTTTAGTGCTTCTGGTTAATAAAGGGTCGTTTTTCATTCAGCTCGGAGTCGACCCATACACGCCGCCTCTGTAATGACACAATGTTGAACATGAGCCACACGTGAAAAGTTTCCACCACCCCGAGGGAGGGGACTAACCTCACGGGTTATAAAAAGAGCTTCCCTTCTCGGAGTTCAGCACTAAAAGCACACATCATCAGCCACAATGAACAGTAACGCTGGACTCACCGCAACACACATCAGCAGCCAGCCGGAGGAGGCTCCTCTCTGCTTACAGCCCGTCTGGGACCTGATGAGGAGCAAGGGAGGTTGGATGAAGTCGCCTTTCTTCCCGGCGATCTTCTCCTTCGGGGTCTACATGTCGTTCTGCCTGCCCTTCGTCATCCTCGACCTGCTGGCGACCAGGGTCTCCTTCCTGAGAAAGTACAAGATCCAGGctcagaacaaccccagccccaGGATGATGGCCAACTGCGTGTGGCAGACCCTGTACAACCACCTAGTCTACATCTTTCCCCTGTCGGTCATTCACTGGTGGTGGCGTCCAGTGCTGTTCCCGGTCTCAGCCCCCGAGCTCCCGAAGGTCCTGCTGGATGTCACCGGCTGCCTGCTTCTCTTCGACTTCCAGTACTTCGTCTGGCACCTGCTCCATCACAAGGTGCCCTGGCTCTACCGGACCTTCCACAAGGTCCACCACAAGTACACGGCCACCTTCGCCCTGACCACCGAGCACTCGAGCGCCTGGGAGACCCTGTCGCTGGGCTTCTTCGCCGCCGTCAACCCGGCCATCCTGAGCTGCCACCCGCTCACCGAGATGCTCTTCTTCATCTTCAACATCTGGCTGTCGGTGGAGGACCACTCGGGCTACGACTTCCCCTGGTCAACGCATAGGCTGATGCCTTTCGGACTGTACGGAGGGGCTCCTCACCACGACCTACACCACATGAAGTTTAAAACGAACTATGCTCCTTATTTTACCCACTGGGATAAACTCCTGGGCACCTATGCCACACTACACAGCAAGTCCAAATGATTTGCATCTTATTTTGGTGAGGAGGGGATAAAGGACAAATatctatttattagtgactttggAAATTTGTTGGGAACGATTTCGACACTGCTGGTCAGTGATCTCCACAAGATGAACTTAACAGAAGACTGAAATTCTCTTTGGTAAAGCAGTCCTAAAATGTACAGTTTTTTTAATGCACTTTACTTTATCTTTATTTTTGTTACTAAAGTGATCTTTATTTTTGTTactaaaaatgttaattttttactGATACCGTTAAAATTCATACCTCTCAATAACTTATAACAAGATTTTTATACATTTAATATATTTGAATAAAATATATATGATTTGTATATAATTGCATTGGTGTGATGTTTGAAGATAGACGTGACTTAAGGGTCAAACGGTTCCCCACACGCACAGTACATTCAGCTTCTCACTGATGGGGAAAGCTTCAATTCTagttcagtccccaccacttaaaaagtccacgtttaaaatgggcagtcgcttatatcggccaaaaagcTATAACCATTATCCATTTGCAGAAACATCAATGTCAAAGTTTCCGGTTATAACATCTTAAGTGCTTTgtttatttcgggcagaaacaaCAGTGCTGGAGAGATCCTAGAGATCCCCGTCGTGGATATTATTGCCAAGAATCAGGACGATCTCTCAGAATGTGTAGGAGAAACTGCAAACCAAACTCAGATTAATAGAAAGTACAGTCTCCACCATATATACAGTGGATGGTAAATCCACTGGACTCCCTAATAATTTCCACGTCCCAACAGAAATTAAATACACATTTCAATTGCACACTTTAATGAAGGGAAAGCCCTAACCAAAAAAGATTTAGTGATGGTACTTGTCTATCAGGTTCCTTTATGTTTGTTAAGCTGTGCTGAAATTGTGCAAATCGTCTTTCAAGAACTTTTAAAGCTTGGTTACTAATAGTTTATTTATTATTCAATGCACCATGTTTAATATACAGAAAAATGATCGTAAATGAACCCCTACCCGCTGAACACCCTCCAGACACAGTCACACGGGCCTACATTAAACACCCACAGCGCTGCAATCTGTCATACCGCTAATCCGTTATCCTGGCCATCACATATAGCGGGTGTTGGAAATATgctattattaatgctaccaagggttgttaatccttcttaataataacttccacaatgattcAGGCCCAAGTGACCaaacatgcaagctttattatagacacaagaacaacgttctaatgcagttatactaaacaagtatttatataacaatgtTCTAATAaggttatatcaaataaacaaagATGATACAACCTGTCCCTAGAAAATTTCAAGATGATCAGGCCTGGTTCGTAGTGTGTCTGGGCCTCCAACCGTCCCGAGAAACTGCTTCTGCTTTTTAGTGGGAcagtgtcccagtttatatatctttCCGAAGCATTGTTGCTTCTAATGGCTTAACAACATTATTCACATAATGTCATCTATCCAGACATCTTCCCCTCATGTTGGccattgttccagacatctttcgggtatccattctatggtgttaacaATTGTCCATTCTATCTATCTTATGGGGGAGGGATATGTCCTTATCTTTTTGTGTATTTGGATTGTTCGGATGCAAATATTTAAGATATCTCATCGTTTTTATGCCAATCACGAAGGTTACCTAATTATCTGAACTCCTGCAATTAACaaacaggattagtctgtgtccaggtcctgagtctttgggatttcttgttatctgtttctgacaattagtcttcaatgtgtctgtttcGCACCTCTATTGTCTCTGCAATATTCTCAATCACTTTGCCTGATATCAGATAATCATTTCCTGTGGAATGTTGCCTCCCTCTGTATTCTCACAGACACAAGGTCTGCCCACAGCCTCGCTTTTCAGCCAAGCGCCTgaagctttgcaggatgggatacatgatTATGATTTGGTCTAGATATCGTATTTTTTACATCTCCCTCCTTTTGACCCTGAGTGCAACCACTCAGGGTCATATTTCACTTACCtccctgttggccaggggctgcagaaaactactgagtttaattcgaattgctaacaaagacactaacttttgaactgaagtgacctggagttcagtcactggtctgaactggccagaaccggtttgaattagttccGCTTCTTCGAAGGACAAAGGAgctctgatgagacaccagtccttatttagaaaaggagtaatgaggtgatgctacctagccccttggaacagagccaatcaggggatgacaccgaccactcgaggaactttaagccaaccggagaagacagcatcattcgaaaagacggcgtgaagttaaaactgaagaattgcaggcttggtgccagtgtttgtgagggagactccggagactaaccatcgcggaagtagggaccctacgtcagggacatagAGACTATGTCAgggaagtagagagagagagagaacgaatcgcctggccagcgttatctctcctttccgggtaatataatatcctttctgttctgtgaccactcagggagtgttagtcagagaaacctagtgggtgtgtgtttaaatcTTAGTACTCAGGGAgcgttagtcagggaaacctagtgggtgtgcatttaaatcctagtttgagtataaaactgtataacctgctgtaaactgcatgactatatctaaccagacatataagcggtatgtacatgatctaataacattaacaaagcgaattgagaattaagagagaattgactgaCTCTtccctgtgtactaagccaaaaccgtaaccggtgacttccggtcaacactcCCCCTTTAACCTTTGTCTTAGTCTTACCTAAGATCACTTTGGGTTTACATTTTATCAATATTATGTTCACATAAACACACATAGATATATATGTATACACATTGCTTCAGCGGGTCCCGTTTGTCAATAAGGGCCCACCCAATCAATACGTACAACATAATTACTGGCCACAATGCACAGCATTGAAAAATAATTAATAGTTGTACCGATGAACAGAGAAATTTGCGTCTTCTGCTTCTTATACGTTGAAAATACTACAAAAAACATTATAACAACAATTATAATCAGAACAACCTGTGAGAGAATTCTGGCCCAAGGATGTTGTCCTACGTTATATACTATTTCCCTCCATTTAGATTCCCCTAGTTGTCTTATATCACTTTCTATGGCCTCATTTTGTTGTTGTAGGTCAATTAGgtgatgatgtggcgatgccggtgatggactggggtggacaaatgtaaggagtcttacaacaccaggttatagtccaacagctttatttgaaatcacaagctttcggagctttcctccttcgtcaggtgagtcacctgacgaaggaggaaagctccgaaagctcgtgatttcaaataaaactgttggactataacctggtgttgtaagactaatTAGGTGATGCACTGAGGTGACCATCCGGTCAAGTACAGTTTTAAGATTCAGTGACAGTGGTGGAATTGGATGTCCAAATTGTATAATCGCCTTCTGAGCTACTCTTACAGCGATTTCTACCTGAATTTCCGTAGCATTGTGAATATTCACTGGGATCAGGACTGAACTCGCAACTTTCGTGGGTAACTCAGGGGTAAAGCAAAACGATGGCGTTAGTACAGAGCACTCCTGTTTCCCGTGGCGGTAAGTCAAGTCTGATGTCGTCACGCAGTAGCGACCTCTTCCCATGTATCCGTGCTTTGCCTGTCCTTATTTCCATCTTCTAATACTAACAGTACAGTTAGGGGAGTGCTCATCCAGGGTGAAACCATAAGCTGGGAAACTGTTCTGGGTGACATCGCACCGACACATCCATGTGCCCTTGACCTGAGTACAGCAAGATAAATCTGGTGCCACCCAGGTTTCACCATCCTTTGTCAATACCTCTGGATAGCTGACAAATTCTTTATGTATGTCACCTTCAAGGATGCCTATGAATACCTCTGAAGGCTTCTGATCAGGtgatcctgctagttacatcctcataaaactctaataggtttgtcaaacatgatttccctttcataaaaccatgttaactctgtctaatcatatcatgattttctaagtgccctgttaccacttccttaataatagattccagcattttcccgacgactgatgtaaggctaactggcctgtagttccctgttttctctctccctcctttcttgaatagcagggtaacatttgctaccttccagtccactgggaccgttccagaatctagagaattttggaagatcataaccaatgcatccactgtctctgcagccacctcttttagaaccctaggatgtaggccatcaggtccaggggatttgtcagcttttagtcccattagtttgtccagtactttttctctagtaatattaattgttttaagttcttcactctcatctACCCCTTGTTTCCCCACTaattctggtatgctttttgtgtcttctactgtgaagtcacTGATCAAATGTATTAACTTTTTCCTGAGTCTGTTGAAAATTATCGACCATTTCCTTCAGAGACACGAAAACTTGTTGCTGTTCATACAATGACCCTATCACTATCCTATTCTCTCCTTTCATAATGGCTTATAATTGCTTTCGCATGGCTTCATCGTGTTCCCATGTGCTCTCCATGTCTATCATGTTCCAAGCGGCCGTTCCTGTTATAGCCCGTATATCCAATCATTCAGCAACTTCCTGTTTTCTTTTCTGTCTACTGGGGAGTGTGGGGTTATTCCTTGGGACTTTGTTTATGTCCTGACCTGAGTTTCTCTCCATAAACTGTTTAAGTTTCTCGGATAACATCTGTTGGGTGAATCTCGCGTACGTTTCATTACACAAGCCTGGTAACTAAACAACTTTCGAAAAATTAAACAGAACAGGGAAGATGTCAAATCTCCCATCATTGTATAGGGTGTGATATGCATTGAAAACCAATAAGCcattgctgggacctttgccCTGCAACCGGGCACTCGGTGGAGGCCGAATGGGTAGTTGCTTCTGACAACATTGCATTCTCGATTACTTTAAagcagaaggaccaggatgacagcattctggTTTCTTCTCTGAGTAGACACCCACAGCAATCGGCATGTCGCTTCCAGATCTGATGGAAATTGAGAAAGCTTCTCATTGCCCGTGTCCCATTAGGAAACGCAAAGGTGTCCTTAGTGTCCCCCATATAGGACATGCCGAAAGGCACCAGGACACTATCCTCACTGGTGTTCACACTCATCCGATACCACTTGATAATAGCTGGTTCTTTTCCCTTGTTGACACACGTACATGTCAATCAAAGCCCTTTCTCTGTGGGTACATGTGCCAAAAAGTCCCGTGTTGACCATGGCCTGGTCTCATTGGTGGTACAACTTGTGACAACACAGTCCCAATCGTTCCTAAGGTGTTTGGCTTCACCGAGGGGCAAGACACATCCCAACATGACAGGTCACCAAAACATTCATGATCCAACCATGGTGATGTGTAATATACCTGCAAGATGTAATATACGCTCTTGGTGAATATCTGAtaccattatttatttatttacatgaCAAGCGTATAACACATGACTTAATAAAACCGTGCTTTGTAACCATGTAAAGCACAAAAGTTTCCCTAAAATTTAATTTGAAATGAGTATCTTTTATACACTTGTAGCAAGAATGCTTTTAAAATCCTGTCATGAAAGACAAGACCACAGAGGGTTAAACTGCTTTTAGCTCTGTGGGAAGAAAAGACAGCGGAGCCAATACCAAAAAGTCAGTGGAGTTGACACCGAAAACAACATCTCACAGACATGTTTTAAAAAGAGGCTTTTAAACGAATGAAGTGTTGCAGCTTTTTAAACATTTGTAGCATTCTTGATGTTAAGCCATCAGCAAATTTACTGTTTACTGAATCGTGGACTAATTGACACCCTCCGAAGCTTCCTTCTTAGTCTCTGTTGAGGGGGTGTCATATTACAGACGTATTCGTCTGAGGTAAGCCACTGTGGTTTCGCACTAGGTCAAGCTTGAAGCTCCATGCTTGCTATGTTCATAGGATCGGGGTATGGCCACCAGTCATCCGCGCTCTCTATTGTTATAAGTCTCACACTGGCCACACTACCCTTAAGTTTGTGTCCGTTGTACTGTTTTAGCTGATTTGAATGAACCCAGCGATCCTGGGATCAACGGGTAGGTCCTTGACAGTGTATTTTGTATACCTGTGGACTTAATGTGTCAATAATGTGGTACAGGCATTCAAATTTTGGTTTCCATTTTCCCTCATACCCGTTAAGGCGGACCATCACTTGATTGCCTATCTCATACCCTTCTGAGGTGTTCTGAGTCTGGCTCGGGCATGTCCCATATTTCGGGCTGCTGATAGTTGTACTTGTGTTGTAACTGTTGCATCCGGGTGTCCATTTTTACACCCTCTAGCTGAGGTCCTGATAAACGACCTGCCATCCACACTTCAGGGAGGCCCTTCTTTCTACCGGTCATTATTTTAGAAGGAATGCCTCGAAAGGCCATTAGAAGGAGGGGTAGTAAGCTATCCCATCATTCACCTGAATCAGAGAGGGACTTGGCTAATCTATTCTTTATGGTATGATTCATTCGTTCCACTATTCCTGCCGTTTGAGGATTATATGGAATGTGGAATCGCTGCTGGATTCCTAATAATCGGAGTGTTTCTTGCATAGTAAGAATGGGTTCCGTTATCTGACTCGATGGTGTATGGCAACCCCCACCAGGTGAATACATGTTCAATCAAGACACTTGCTGTTTGATAGGCGATAAaacatcacaggagcgattatcaaacaaaatttgacaccgagccacattcggagatattgggacaggtgaccaaaagcttggtcaaagaggtaggttttaaggagcatcttaaaggaggagagagagttggagaggtttaaggagggaattccagagctaagggcctagacagctgatttgaattttaaaatcgaggcgttcctggaccgggagccaatgtgggtcagtga comes from the Heptranchias perlo isolate sHepPer1 chromosome 21, sHepPer1.hap1, whole genome shotgun sequence genome and includes:
- the ch25h gene encoding cholesterol 25-hydroxylase-like protein, coding for MNSNAGLTATHISSQPEEAPLCLQPVWDLMRSKGGWMKSPFFPAIFSFGVYMSFCLPFVILDLLATRVSFLRKYKIQAQNNPSPRMMANCVWQTLYNHLVYIFPLSVIHWWWRPVLFPVSAPELPKVLLDVTGCLLLFDFQYFVWHLLHHKVPWLYRTFHKVHHKYTATFALTTEHSSAWETLSLGFFAAVNPAILSCHPLTEMLFFIFNIWLSVEDHSGYDFPWSTHRLMPFGLYGGAPHHDLHHMKFKTNYAPYFTHWDKLLGTYATLHSKSK